A portion of the Fusobacterium nucleatum genome contains these proteins:
- the smc gene encoding chromosome segregation protein SMC yields the protein MYLKAVEINGFKSFGDKVYIDFNRGITSIVGPNGSGKSNILDAVLWVLGEQSYKNIRAKESQDVIFSGGKEKKPATKAEVSLIIDNADRYLDLDNDTVKITRRIHISGENEYLINDTKSRLKEIGTLFLDTGIGKTAYSVIGQGKVERIINSSPKEIKSIIEEAAGIKKLQANRIEAQKNLANIEINLDKVEFILNETRENKNKIEKQAELAQKYIDLRDEKSSLAKGIYITELEQKEKNLSENENIKEKYQTECFELQEKLNKTLERLNTIDLEKEEVKKEKLLIDSRNKELRNIISEKEKEKAVTSERLDNVKKEKLVKEEYILHLDNKIEKKLEEVTESKNKKDEISKNIVEMAAANKEFENKIFNLENIKVEKFDLIENRAKKVRDLELEKQLASNEIENNEKKLKSSQDEVENFKQELEEANKKLLANNKEKDLVHSQLEARKEELTKTEERNEFLVNQLSEISKSINKLSQDIREFEYQEKTSSGKLEALVRMDENNEGFFKGVKEVLNSGISGIDGVLISLINFDEKYEKAVEAAIPGNLQDIIVEDKEVAKKCIAFLTEKKLGRTSFLALDTIKPNRREFKANINGVLGLTADLITADKKYQKVIDFIFGGLLIVENIDIATDILNKNLFSGNIVTLTGELVSSRGRITGGENQKSTINQIFERKKEIKTLEEKVTDLKSKITEGSKKREDLSIKLENYENEVDKIDSLEDSIRKDIDLLKKDFESLSEKSEKLSKDIRSISFNIEDAEKYKTSYQDRINSSFSTIEETEKHIASLKKDIEADENLLKQTISEIDSLNKQFSDTRILFLNNQSTIEQLEKDIHSKEIENVELQEEKEKNSKIVIELSHNIEELETLEEELQSQIEEHTKIYNSENRDIETLNEREQNLSNEERELSKDKSKLETDSLHANDRFEKIVEVIEKIKVDILNINEKLNELVEITAQVIEVEKLKSSKDRLRSLENKINNFGDVNLLAINEFKELKERYDYLARERDDVVKSRKQVMDLIQEIDERIHEDFHTTYQNINENFNKMCDETIRNTEGRLNIINPEDFENCGIEIFVKFKNKKKQPLSLLSGGEKSMVAIAFIMAIFMYKPSPFTFLDEIEAALDEKNTKNLLGKLRDFTDKSQFILITHNKETMKESDSIFGVTMNKEIGISKIVSPDKITKILSENKENN from the coding sequence ATGTATCTAAAAGCAGTTGAAATAAATGGTTTCAAATCTTTTGGTGATAAAGTATATATAGATTTCAATCGTGGAATCACATCAATAGTAGGACCAAATGGAAGTGGAAAATCAAATATTTTAGATGCTGTCCTATGGGTTTTAGGTGAGCAATCATACAAAAACATTAGAGCTAAAGAAAGCCAAGATGTTATTTTTTCTGGTGGAAAAGAAAAGAAACCAGCTACAAAAGCAGAAGTTTCATTGATAATAGATAATGCTGATAGATATTTAGATTTAGATAATGACACAGTAAAAATTACAAGAAGAATTCATATTTCAGGAGAAAATGAATATTTAATAAATGATACCAAGAGTAGGCTTAAAGAAATAGGAACTCTATTTTTAGATACTGGTATTGGAAAGACTGCATATTCTGTTATAGGTCAAGGAAAAGTTGAAAGAATAATAAATTCATCTCCAAAAGAAATTAAAAGTATAATAGAAGAAGCAGCTGGAATAAAAAAATTACAAGCTAATAGAATTGAAGCACAAAAGAATTTAGCCAATATAGAAATAAATTTAGATAAGGTAGAATTTATTTTAAATGAAACAAGAGAAAATAAAAATAAAATTGAAAAACAAGCAGAACTTGCACAAAAATATATAGATTTAAGAGATGAAAAATCTTCATTAGCAAAGGGAATTTACATAACTGAGCTTGAACAAAAAGAAAAAAACCTTTCTGAAAATGAAAATATAAAAGAGAAGTATCAAACAGAATGCTTTGAATTACAAGAAAAACTTAATAAAACTTTGGAAAGATTAAATACTATTGATTTAGAAAAAGAAGAAGTAAAAAAAGAAAAGCTTTTAATAGATTCAAGAAATAAAGAGTTAAGAAATATAATTTCTGAAAAAGAAAAAGAAAAAGCTGTTACTTCTGAAAGATTAGATAATGTAAAAAAAGAAAAGTTAGTAAAAGAAGAATATATCTTACATTTAGATAATAAAATTGAAAAAAAATTAGAGGAAGTAACTGAATCAAAAAATAAAAAAGATGAAATTTCTAAAAATATTGTAGAAATGGCTGCAGCAAATAAAGAGTTTGAAAATAAAATATTTAATTTAGAAAATATTAAGGTCGAAAAATTTGATTTAATTGAGAATAGAGCTAAAAAAGTTAGAGATTTAGAACTTGAAAAACAACTTGCTTCTAATGAAATAGAAAACAATGAGAAAAAACTAAAATCAAGTCAAGATGAAGTAGAAAATTTTAAACAAGAATTAGAAGAAGCTAATAAAAAGTTATTGGCTAATAATAAAGAAAAAGATTTAGTTCATTCTCAACTTGAAGCTAGAAAAGAAGAATTGACTAAAACAGAAGAAAGAAATGAATTTTTAGTAAATCAGCTTTCTGAAATAAGTAAGTCAATAAACAAACTTTCTCAAGATATAAGAGAATTTGAATATCAAGAAAAAACTTCTTCTGGAAAGTTAGAAGCTCTTGTGAGAATGGATGAGAACAATGAGGGCTTTTTTAAAGGAGTTAAAGAAGTTTTAAATAGTGGTATCAGTGGTATAGATGGAGTTTTAATTTCTCTTATCAATTTTGATGAAAAATATGAAAAAGCTGTTGAAGCTGCTATACCAGGAAATTTACAAGATATTATAGTTGAAGATAAAGAAGTAGCTAAAAAATGTATAGCCTTTTTGACTGAAAAAAAACTAGGAAGAACTTCATTTTTAGCACTTGATACAATAAAACCTAACAGAAGAGAATTTAAAGCTAATATCAATGGCGTTTTAGGATTAACTGCTGATTTAATTACAGCTGATAAAAAATATCAAAAGGTAATTGATTTTATTTTTGGAGGACTTTTAATAGTTGAAAATATTGATATAGCAACAGATATTCTAAACAAAAACTTATTTTCTGGAAATATAGTAACTCTAACTGGTGAGCTTGTTAGTTCAAGAGGTAGGATTACAGGTGGAGAAAATCAAAAATCAACTATTAACCAAATTTTTGAAAGAAAAAAAGAAATTAAAACTTTAGAAGAAAAAGTTACAGATTTAAAATCTAAAATAACTGAAGGAAGTAAAAAAAGGGAAGATTTAAGTATTAAATTAGAAAACTATGAAAATGAAGTTGATAAAATAGATTCATTGGAAGATAGCATTAGAAAAGATATTGACTTACTAAAAAAAGATTTTGAAAGTTTATCTGAAAAATCTGAAAAATTATCTAAGGATATTCGTAGTATAAGTTTTAATATTGAAGATGCTGAAAAGTATAAAACTTCATATCAAGATAGAATAAATTCTTCATTTTCTACTATTGAGGAAACTGAAAAACATATAGCTTCTTTAAAAAAGGATATAGAAGCAGATGAGAATTTATTAAAGCAAACTATTTCAGAAATAGATAGTTTAAATAAGCAGTTTTCTGATACAAGAATTTTATTTCTTAATAATCAAAGTACTATTGAGCAACTTGAAAAAGATATTCATAGTAAAGAAATTGAAAATGTAGAATTACAAGAAGAAAAAGAAAAGAATTCTAAAATTGTTATTGAACTTTCACACAATATCGAAGAATTAGAAACCTTAGAAGAAGAATTACAAAGTCAAATTGAAGAACATACTAAGATTTATAATTCTGAGAATAGAGATATAGAAACATTAAATGAAAGAGAACAGAATTTAAGTAATGAAGAAAGAGAACTATCTAAGGACAAATCTAAATTAGAAACTGATTCATTGCATGCTAATGATAGATTTGAAAAGATAGTAGAAGTTATTGAAAAAATAAAAGTAGATATTTTAAATATAAATGAAAAATTAAATGAGCTTGTAGAAATTACAGCACAAGTCATTGAAGTTGAAAAATTAAAGTCATCTAAGGACCGTTTAAGAAGTCTAGAAAATAAGATTAACAACTTTGGAGATGTAAATTTACTTGCTATAAATGAATTTAAGGAATTAAAAGAAAGATATGATTATTTAGCAAGAGAAAGAGATGATGTTGTAAAATCAAGAAAGCAAGTAATGGATTTAATTCAAGAAATTGATGAAAGAATACATGAAGATTTTCATACAACATACCAAAATATAAATGAAAATTTTAATAAGATGTGTGATGAAACAATCAGAAATACAGAGGGAAGATTAAATATTATCAACCCAGAAGATTTTGAAAATTGTGGAATAGAAATATTTGTGAAATTTAAAAACAAGAAAAAACAGCCATTATCTTTACTTTCTGGTGGAGAGAAATCAATGGTAGCAATCGCTTTTATTATGGCTATTTTTATGTATAAGCCAAGTCCATTTACTTTCTTAGATGAAATTGAAGCTGCACTTGACGAAAAAAATACTAAGAATTTACTTGGAAAATTAAGAGATTTTACAGATAAATCACAATTTATCTTAATCACTCATAATAAAGAAACAATGAAAGAATCAGATAGTATATTTGGAGTTACAATGAATAAAGAGATAGGGATTTCTAAAATTGTTTCACCTGATAAAATTACAAAAATATTATCTGAAAATAAGGAAAATAATTAG
- the lpxK gene encoding tetraacyldisaccharide 4'-kinase, translating to MRLLSYIYLLITTIRNFLYDEKILPIRKVPGVEVICIGNVSVGGTGKTPAVHFFVKKLLARGRKVAVVSRGYRGKRKRDPLLVSDGMVIFATPQESGDESYLHAINLKVPVIVGADRYKACMFVKKHFDIDTIVLDDGFQHRKLYRDRDVVLIDATNPFGGGYVLPRGLLREDFKRAVKRASEFIITKSDLVNERELKRIKNYFIKKFHKEVSVAKHGISKLCDLKGNMKPLFWVKAKKLMIFSGLANPLNFEKTVISLAPAYIERLDFKDHHNFKTKDIALIRKKAEKMDADYILTTEKDLVKLPDNLNISNLYVLKIEFTMLEDNTLKDMKG from the coding sequence ATGAGGTTATTGTCATATATATATCTTTTGATAACTACAATACGAAATTTTTTATATGATGAAAAAATATTACCCATACGAAAAGTTCCTGGTGTTGAGGTTATTTGTATTGGAAATGTTAGTGTTGGAGGAACTGGAAAAACTCCAGCAGTACATTTCTTTGTAAAAAAATTATTGGCAAGAGGAAGAAAAGTTGCAGTTGTTTCTCGTGGATATAGAGGAAAAAGAAAAAGAGATCCATTACTTGTAAGTGATGGAATGGTAATTTTTGCAACACCACAAGAAAGTGGAGACGAATCATATTTGCATGCAATTAACTTAAAAGTTCCTGTGATAGTAGGAGCAGATAGATATAAGGCTTGTATGTTTGTAAAAAAACATTTTGATATAGATACAATAGTTTTAGATGATGGTTTTCAACATAGAAAACTATATAGAGATAGAGATGTTGTCCTAATAGATGCAACTAATCCTTTTGGTGGAGGCTATGTTTTACCTCGTGGACTATTAAGAGAAGATTTTAAAAGAGCTGTAAAAAGAGCTTCTGAATTTATTATAACTAAATCAGATTTAGTAAATGAAAGAGAGCTTAAAAGAATAAAAAATTATTTTATAAAGAAATTTCATAAAGAAGTTTCTGTTGCAAAACATGGAATCAGTAAATTATGCGATTTAAAAGGAAATATGAAACCTCTATTTTGGGTAAAAGCTAAAAAACTTATGATATTCTCTGGTCTAGCTAATCCTTTAAATTTTGAAAAAACAGTAATTTCATTGGCACCAGCTTATATAGAAAGATTAGACTTTAAAGATCATCATAATTTTAAAACTAAAGACATTGCTTTAATTAGAAAGAAAGCTGAAAAAATGGATGCTGATTATATACTTACAACTGAAAAAGATTTAGTTAAATTGCCAGACAATTTGAATATTAGTAATTTATATGTATTGAAAATTGAATTTACAATGCTGGAAGATAATACATTAAAAGATATGAAAGGGTAA
- the phnC gene encoding phosphonate ABC transporter ATP-binding protein — translation METIIEVKNLVKNYGDKQILKNISFNINKGEIISIIGESGAGKSTLMRCLNGLEGINSGSIKFYDTDITKLKEKEKNSIKKQMAYVFQDLNIIDNMYVIENVLVPFLNRKNFIQVLFNQFSKQEYERALYCLEKVGISKLAYTKAKYLSGGEKQRVAIARSLAPNVDLILADEPISSLDEKNSTQIMEIFKRINIKKNKTIILNLHNVEIAKKFSDKILALKNGEIFFYKKSAEVNEDDIRKVYQTS, via the coding sequence TTGGAAACAATTATAGAAGTAAAAAATCTAGTTAAAAATTATGGAGATAAGCAAATTCTAAAAAACATCTCTTTTAATATAAATAAAGGAGAAATTATATCTATAATAGGGGAAAGTGGTGCTGGAAAATCTACTTTAATGAGATGTTTAAATGGTCTTGAAGGTATTAACTCTGGAAGCATTAAATTCTATGATACAGATATAACAAAATTAAAAGAAAAAGAAAAAAATTCTATAAAAAAACAGATGGCTTATGTATTTCAGGACCTTAATATAATAGATAATATGTATGTTATAGAAAATGTTTTAGTTCCATTTTTAAATAGAAAAAATTTTATACAAGTTCTTTTTAACCAATTTAGTAAACAAGAATATGAGAGAGCTTTATATTGTTTGGAGAAAGTTGGAATATCTAAGTTGGCTTATACTAAGGCTAAGTATCTATCTGGTGGAGAAAAACAGAGAGTTGCAATAGCTCGTTCCCTTGCACCTAATGTTGATTTAATACTTGCAGATGAACCAATAAGTAGTTTAGATGAAAAAAATTCTACTCAAATTATGGAAATATTCAAAAGAATAAATATTAAAAAGAATAAAACAATTATATTAAATTTACACAATGTTGAAATTGCTAAAAAGTTTTCAGATAAGATTTTAGCTTTAAAAAATGGAGAAATTTTCTTTTATAAAAAGAGTGCAGAGGTAAATGAAGATGACATTAGAAAAGTTTATCAAACTTCATAA
- the nadD gene encoding nicotinate (nicotinamide) nucleotide adenylyltransferase, translating into MKIAIYGGSFNPMHIGHEKIVDYVLKNLDMDKIIIIPVGIPSHRENNLEQSDTRLKICKEIFKNNKKVEVSDIEIKAEGKSYTYDTLLKLIEIYGKDNEFFEIIGEDSLKNLKTWRNYKELLNLCKFIVFRRKDDKNIEIDNEFLNNKNIIILENEYYNISSTEIRNKVKNKEDISGLVNKKVKKLIEKEYID; encoded by the coding sequence ATGAAAATAGCTATCTATGGTGGAAGTTTTAATCCAATGCATATAGGACATGAAAAAATTGTTGACTATGTCTTAAAGAATTTAGATATGGATAAGATAATAATAATTCCTGTTGGTATTCCCTCACATAGAGAAAATAATTTAGAGCAGTCTGATACTAGATTAAAAATATGTAAAGAAATTTTTAAAAATAATAAAAAAGTTGAAGTTTCAGATATTGAAATAAAAGCTGAAGGGAAATCTTATACCTATGATACTCTTTTAAAATTAATTGAAATTTATGGTAAAGATAATGAATTTTTTGAAATCATAGGAGAAGATTCATTAAAGAACCTAAAAACTTGGAGAAATTATAAGGAATTATTAAATTTATGTAAGTTTATTGTTTTTAGAAGAAAGGATGATAAGAATATTGAAATTGATAATGAATTTTTAAATAATAAAAATATTATAATTTTAGAAAATGAATACTATAACATATCTTCAACTGAAATTAGGAATAAAGTTAAAAATAAAGAAGACATTTCAGGACTTGTAAATAAAAAAGTTAAAAAATTAATTGAAAAAGAATATATAGATTAA
- the nagA gene encoding N-acetylglucosamine-6-phosphate deacetylase, with the protein MKKILLKNAKLVLENKLINGSILIFKNKIEKIFTDNDNLSEFIFDEVIDLKGKYLGPAFIDVHTHGADGADAMDGNEEALRKISSYLVKEGTANFLATTLTSTKEILKDVLEVVANLQDKDIEGANIFGVHMEGPYFAIEYKGAQNDKYMKPAGIKELEEYLSVKDGLVKLFSISPHNQENLEAIKFLADRGVVASVGHSGASYEAVMKAVDYGLSHATHTYNGMKGFTHREPGVVGAVFNSDNIMAEIIFDKVHVHPEAVRTLIKIKGVDKVVCITDSMSATGLAEGQYKLGELDVNVKDGQARLVSNNALAGSVLRMDIAFKNLIELGYSITDAFKMTSTNAAKEFKLNTGILKEGKDADLVVLDKDYKVCMTMVKGKIKFTNL; encoded by the coding sequence ATGAAAAAAATTTTATTAAAAAATGCAAAGTTAGTTTTAGAAAATAAATTGATTAATGGTTCTATTTTAATTTTTAAAAATAAAATAGAAAAAATTTTTACAGATAATGATAATTTATCTGAATTTATTTTTGATGAAGTTATAGATTTAAAAGGCAAATATTTAGGACCTGCTTTTATAGATGTTCATACACATGGTGCTGATGGTGCTGATGCAATGGATGGCAATGAAGAAGCTTTAAGAAAAATTTCTAGTTATTTAGTTAAAGAAGGAACTGCAAATTTTTTAGCCACAACTTTAACAAGTACAAAAGAAATTTTAAAAGATGTTTTGGAAGTTGTTGCTAATTTACAAGATAAAGATATTGAAGGTGCAAATATTTTTGGAGTACATATGGAAGGACCTTATTTTGCTATTGAATATAAGGGAGCTCAAAATGATAAATATATGAAACCTGCTGGAATAAAGGAACTTGAAGAATATTTATCAGTAAAAGATGGACTTGTAAAATTATTTTCAATATCTCCTCATAATCAAGAAAATTTAGAAGCTATAAAATTTTTAGCTGATAGAGGAGTTGTTGCATCTGTTGGGCATTCAGGGGCAAGTTATGAAGCTGTTATGAAGGCAGTAGACTATGGGCTTTCTCATGCTACTCATACTTATAATGGAATGAAAGGTTTTACTCATAGAGAACCAGGAGTTGTTGGTGCAGTATTTAATTCTGATAATATTATGGCAGAAATTATTTTTGATAAAGTGCATGTTCATCCAGAAGCAGTAAGAACTCTTATAAAAATAAAAGGTGTGGATAAAGTAGTTTGTATTACAGACTCTATGTCTGCAACAGGTTTAGCAGAAGGGCAATATAAGTTAGGAGAACTTGATGTTAATGTAAAAGATGGACAGGCAAGACTTGTTTCAAATAATGCATTGGCAGGTAGTGTATTAAGAATGGATATAGCTTTTAAAAATTTAATAGAATTAGGTTATAGCATAACTGATGCTTTTAAAATGACTTCAACTAATGCTGCAAAAGAGTTCAAATTAAATACTGGTATTTTAAAAGAAGGTAAAGATGCTGATTTAGTTGTCTTAGATAAAGACTATAAGGTTTGTATGACTATGGTTAAAGGGAAAATTAAATTTACAAATTTATAA
- a CDS encoding alpha/beta hydrolase family protein, translating to MENLKLDSFLEYKFLSNLDFNPDGSNLAFSISEADLETNSYKHFIYNLDTKNKEIKKLTHSGKEKNSLWLNNNTILFSAGRDKDIEEKKRIGETWTIFYALDIKNGGEAYEYIKLPVNVTEIKIIDENNFILTADFDNNSLNLNDLKGEEREKAIKQIEENKDYEVLDEIPFWSNGNGFRNKKRNRLYHFDKLNNKLTPISDEYTNVESFNVKENKVIFIGRTYKDKQTLTAGLYTYDIKNNKLETIIPDNLYDISYANFIEDKIICALSDMKEYGINENHKIYLIDSNKNINLLYENDTWLACTVGSDCRLGGGKSFKVIGNKLYFLSTIADSVHLSSLDTNGKVEVLSSENGSIDFFDIANNGIYYVGMRNYSLQEIYKLENNSSIKLSSFNEKINKKYKISKPEVFDFITNGDTTKGFVIYPIDYDKNKTYPAILDIHGGPKTVYGDVYYHEMQVWANMGYFVIFTNPHGSDGYGNKFADIRGKYGTIDYEDLMNFTDYVLEKYPIDKSRVGVTGGSYGGYMTNWIIGHTDRFKCAASQRSISNWISKFGTTDIGYYFNADQNQATPWINHDKLWWHSPLKYADKAKTPTLFIHSEEDYRCWLAEGLQMFTALKYHGIEARLCMFRGENHELSRSGKPKHRIRRLTEITNWFEKYLK from the coding sequence ATGGAAAATTTAAAGTTGGATAGTTTTTTAGAATATAAATTTTTATCAAATTTAGATTTCAATCCTGATGGTAGTAATTTAGCTTTTAGTATTAGTGAAGCAGATTTAGAAACAAATTCTTACAAACATTTTATTTACAACCTAGATACAAAAAATAAAGAAATTAAAAAATTAACTCACTCTGGAAAAGAAAAAAATTCTCTTTGGTTAAATAATAATACTATTTTATTTTCAGCTGGTAGAGATAAAGATATAGAAGAAAAGAAAAGAATTGGAGAAACTTGGACTATATTTTATGCACTTGATATAAAAAATGGTGGAGAAGCCTATGAATATATAAAATTACCTGTTAATGTAACAGAAATTAAAATAATTGATGAAAATAATTTTATACTTACAGCTGATTTTGATAATAATTCACTTAATTTGAATGATTTAAAAGGTGAAGAGAGAGAAAAAGCAATCAAACAAATTGAAGAAAATAAAGATTATGAAGTTTTAGATGAAATTCCATTTTGGAGTAATGGAAATGGTTTTAGAAATAAAAAGAGAAATAGACTTTATCACTTTGATAAATTAAATAATAAATTGACTCCTATTTCTGATGAATATACAAATGTCGAATCTTTTAATGTAAAAGAAAATAAAGTTATTTTTATAGGCAGAACTTATAAGGATAAACAAACTTTAACTGCTGGACTTTATACTTATGATATCAAAAATAATAAATTAGAAACAATTATTCCTGATAATCTTTATGATATCAGTTATGCAAATTTTATTGAAGATAAAATAATCTGTGCTTTAAGTGATATGAAAGAATATGGAATAAATGAAAATCATAAAATATACTTGATAGATAGCAATAAAAATATAAATCTTCTATATGAAAATGATACTTGGCTTGCTTGTACAGTTGGAAGTGATTGTAGATTAGGTGGAGGAAAATCATTTAAAGTAATAGGAAATAAACTATATTTCCTATCTACAATAGCTGATAGTGTTCATCTAAGTTCACTTGATACAAATGGAAAAGTTGAAGTTTTATCTTCTGAAAATGGAAGTATAGATTTTTTTGATATAGCAAATAATGGGATATATTATGTTGGAATGAGAAATTATAGTTTGCAAGAAATTTATAAATTAGAAAATAATTCTTCTATAAAATTAAGTTCTTTCAATGAAAAAATAAATAAAAAATATAAGATATCAAAGCCAGAAGTTTTCGATTTTATTACAAATGGAGATACAACAAAAGGTTTTGTAATTTATCCTATTGACTATGATAAAAATAAAACTTATCCTGCAATACTTGATATACATGGTGGACCTAAAACAGTTTATGGAGATGTTTATTATCATGAAATGCAAGTTTGGGCAAATATGGGTTACTTTGTAATATTTACTAATCCACATGGTAGTGATGGATATGGAAATAAATTTGCAGATATAAGAGGAAAATACGGAACAATTGACTATGAAGATTTAATGAATTTCACTGATTATGTTTTAGAAAAATATCCTATTGATAAATCAAGAGTTGGGGTAACAGGTGGTTCTTATGGTGGCTATATGACTAACTGGATAATAGGACATACAGATAGATTTAAGTGCGCAGCCTCTCAAAGAAGTATATCTAACTGGATTTCAAAATTTGGTACAACAGATATTGGCTATTACTTTAATGCTGACCAAAACCAAGCTACTCCTTGGATAAATCATGATAAATTATGGTGGCATTCTCCACTTAAATATGCAGATAAAGCTAAAACACCAACTTTATTTATTCATTCAGAAGAAGATTATAGATGTTGGTTAGCAGAAGGATTACAAATGTTTACTGCTTTAAAATATCATGGAATAGAAGCTAGACTTTGTATGTTTAGAGGAGAAAATCATGAATTATCAAGAAGTGGAAAACCTAAACATAGAATTAGAAGATTGACAGAAATTACAAATTGGTTTGAGAAATATTTAAAATAA
- a CDS encoding phosphate/phosphite/phosphonate ABC transporter substrate-binding protein, with the protein MKRVWKLLTLVSLIFLLISCGKKNEEKPLIMGLSPIANSEKLIEDTAPLHKMLGDEIGRPVEGFIATNYIGVVEALGTGTIDFALIPPFAYILANKKNGTEALLTSINKHDEPGYYSVLLVRTDSGIEKVEDLKGKKVAFVDPSSTSGYIFPAVILMDHGINVEQDITYQFAGGHDKALQLLINGDVDVIGTYESAITKFAKEFPEVTEKVKILQKSDLIPGITLVVSSKVDDAIKQKIKDAFLKVTATKEGQELTLKLFGIKGFEEANVDNYKLIEDKLNKMGIDIEKIK; encoded by the coding sequence ATGAAAAGAGTTTGGAAATTACTTACATTGGTATCACTTATATTTCTTTTAATTAGTTGTGGAAAGAAAAACGAAGAAAAACCTTTAATAATGGGATTGTCTCCAATAGCTAATTCAGAAAAATTGATTGAAGATACTGCACCATTACATAAGATGTTAGGTGATGAAATTGGTAGACCTGTTGAAGGTTTTATTGCAACAAATTATATAGGAGTTGTAGAAGCATTGGGTACAGGAACTATTGATTTTGCGTTAATTCCACCTTTTGCATATATTTTGGCAAATAAAAAGAATGGAACAGAAGCATTACTTACAAGTATAAATAAACATGATGAACCTGGTTATTATTCTGTTTTACTTGTAAGAACTGATAGTGGAATAGAAAAAGTTGAAGATTTAAAAGGTAAAAAAGTTGCCTTTGTAGACCCTTCATCAACTTCTGGATATATTTTCCCAGCAGTAATATTAATGGATCATGGGATAAATGTGGAACAAGATATTACTTATCAATTTGCTGGTGGACATGATAAAGCATTACAATTATTAATAAATGGTGATGTGGATGTCATTGGAACTTATGAAAGTGCTATTACAAAATTTGCAAAAGAATTTCCAGAAGTCACTGAAAAAGTAAAAATTTTACAAAAAAGTGATTTAATCCCTGGAATAACTTTAGTTGTCTCATCTAAAGTTGATGATGCTATAAAACAAAAAATTAAAGATGCTTTCTTAAAAGTTACTGCTACAAAAGAAGGACAAGAATTAACTCTTAAATTATTTGGTATAAAAGGTTTTGAAGAAGCTAATGTAGACAATTACAAACTTATTGAAGATAAACTTAATAAAATGGGAATAGATATTGAAAAAATAAAATAA
- a CDS encoding YhcH/YjgK/YiaL family protein, with the protein MIYAKLKNIKTYKGINKNLDKAIDFIIEKKYLNASFGKNIIEGDSIYFNCPEKPVTRENTDLELEYHKKYIDIHIVLEGEENIVYTPFEDCIETQSYNIEGDYGLVKGKAQVEFIMNPKNFLLFFPEEPHLALLKVDTPKEIKKIIFKVEI; encoded by the coding sequence ATGATATATGCTAAATTAAAAAATATCAAAACTTACAAAGGTATTAATAAGAATTTAGATAAGGCAATAGATTTTATTATAGAAAAAAAATATTTGAATGCAAGTTTTGGAAAAAATATTATAGAAGGAGATTCTATATATTTTAATTGTCCTGAAAAACCTGTAACAAGGGAAAATACAGATTTAGAATTAGAATATCATAAAAAATATATAGATATTCATATTGTTCTTGAAGGAGAAGAAAACATTGTTTATACTCCATTTGAAGATTGTATAGAAACTCAAAGTTATAATATTGAAGGAGATTATGGTCTTGTAAAAGGAAAAGCACAAGTTGAATTTATAATGAATCCTAAAAATTTTCTTCTTTTTTTTCCAGAAGAACCTCATTTAGCACTTTTAAAGGTTGATACACCAAAAGAGATTAAAAAAATAATATTTAAAGTAGAGATATAA